Within the Sphingobium baderi genome, the region GCGACGATCCACGACAAGGACATATTGATCTACTGCATTTCGCAGCTCGTCGCGAAGATGAACCAGGGCCAGCAGCCGAGCCGCACGGTGCGCCTGCAAGCCTATGACATGCTCGTCGCCACCAACCGGCAAACCAGCGGCGAAGGCTATCGGCTGATGGCCGACGCCCTCGCCCGCCTGCGCGGGACCACGGTGCGGACCAACATTCAAACGGGCGGTATCGAGGAAACGCGGATTTTCGGCCTGATCGAAGAAGCCAAGATCACCCGCAAGACGTTCGACGGGCGAATGCTCGATCTCGAAATCACCTTGTCGGATTGGGTCTATCGCTCGGTTATCAGCAAGAACGTCCTGACGCTCCACCGGGACTATTTCCGGCTCCGCAAGCCGTTCGAGCGGCGCATGTATGAGCTGGCCCGCAAGCATTGCGGCGTGAAGGACGAATGGAAGATCGGCCTAGAGCTGCTACAGAAGAAATGCGGCTCCAACAGCCCGCTCCGGGTGTTCCGCGCCTTGGTCAAGAAGGTCTGCGAGCATGACGCCGATCACGGCCATTTCCCCGACTATGCGGTGACGATGGACGATGACGTGATCCTGTTCCGCAACCGGTCGGGCCTCAAGTCCAAGCCCGATCCGGTCGCCAGCGCCGGCGACGATGCGCCCTATATCGACCCCGAAACCATGCACGACGCCAAGACGGCCGCGCCAGGCTATGACGTGTATGCGCTCTATGACGAATGGGTGTCGTGGTGGCACGACATGGGCAAGCCCGAACTCAAAAGCCCTGCTGGCGCGTTTCTCGGCTTCTGCAAGAAACGGCACGAACGCAAGCCGCTGCGCTGATTCCCGCCCTATGCGGGCAAGCGGCCATGTTCACATGCCCGCATGTTTGCATGTGAGCATGCTCACTTGCCTACGGGGCTTTCCCCCATCTTTCGCAGCCAGTCGTTGAACGCCTCGGCCATCGCATCCTGTAGGCTCATGCCGTGCTTGCGAGCGGTCATGTGCATGGCGAACGACATTTCCGGGCTGAAATAGCCCGTCATGGCCTTCTTGCCCTGACGGCTCGGCGCAACCGGGCTGCTGCTCGATCCGCTGCCGGGGCTTGCGCCTGTGCTGCGGGCGATCGGCGCGGCCGCCCTCCCCTCCGGCTCGGCCGTCGCCGGCGTCGGCGCGGAATCGCGATCCCGCAATGCAAGCAATGATCCTTTCCGGCTGCTCATGCGCTGGCCCTCCGCTTCTTCGATGCTTGCATGTTTACATGCTGGCATGTCCACTTGTAAAGCTGGCGCACCTCGTCGGCCGCCTTGCCGTTCGGCTCGATCTCCATCGCCGTCTTGCCTTCGGCCGCCGCATGGCGAAAGGCGGCACGATCGGCGATATGGTGGGGGCAGGCGTCCAGCCCATAATCCTGCACGAGCTGCGCGGCCTCGTCATACATGCGCGGAGCGGTCGGGCTTCCCGCC harbors:
- a CDS encoding replication initiator protein A, yielding MFICDVLDAIPKDDMASMEHPVFSLSTKPDNRTRRYEHNGNVIEIIPSGKGLATIHDKDILIYCISQLVAKMNQGQQPSRTVRLQAYDMLVATNRQTSGEGYRLMADALARLRGTTVRTNIQTGGIEETRIFGLIEEAKITRKTFDGRMLDLEITLSDWVYRSVISKNVLTLHRDYFRLRKPFERRMYELARKHCGVKDEWKIGLELLQKKCGSNSPLRVFRALVKKVCEHDADHGHFPDYAVTMDDDVILFRNRSGLKSKPDPVASAGDDAPYIDPETMHDAKTAAPGYDVYALYDEWVSWWHDMGKPELKSPAGAFLGFCKKRHERKPLR
- a CDS encoding ribbon-helix-helix domain-containing protein, yielding MSSRKGSLLALRDRDSAPTPATAEPEGRAAAPIARSTGASPGSGSSSSPVAPSRQGKKAMTGYFSPEMSFAMHMTARKHGMSLQDAMAEAFNDWLRKMGESPVGK